In a genomic window of Gossypium arboreum isolate Shixiya-1 chromosome 9, ASM2569848v2, whole genome shotgun sequence:
- the LOC108453374 gene encoding protein argonaute 5-like — MSGRGGGGRGSGRGGGGGGRGRGQGHGRGQPSQSSSRGGRGGGGGRARGRGSSGSTATYNPLPPQRAPAQPPPQMAPAQPPPQMAPAQQPPQMAPAQSPPQMAVPPPVPPSVAPFSYPSSSSGVGSLSREVAEKLTMEPVAVTTAAPLLPSSSKAIRFPSRPGFGTVGTKCRVRANHFLVDVANADLHHYDVTITPEVTAKKVNRAIMKQLIDAYKESHLGRRCPAYDGRKSLYTAGPLPFESKELVIKLTEEDRSDGSSRPARKERQFKVAIKLASKPDLHYLREFLSRRHFECPQEVIQVLDVVLRSKPSQIYTEVGRSFFDTSLGPRGDLGNGIEYWSGYYQSLRPTQMGLSLNIDVSARSFYEPILVSEFVAKHFRRTNLSKPLSDQDRIKVKKALKGVRVKLIYMNYAKTCKISGVSRDPISQLTFTLDDTKTNVSVVKYFREKYNVVLKYPSLPALQSGSEARPVYLPMELCSIVEGQRYTKKLNEQQVRSLLRATCQRPNVREGNVTKMVQINNFEVEELVTKEFGMHVRRELALIDARVINPPALKYHESGRDKIVNPSCGQWNMINKKMVNGGKVDFWTCVNFSAEFWNISEDFCAELVKMCNSKGMVFRQTPSIAMRSARSDRIDQTLMDVYKESAGLNKPLQLLIIILPDQTGSYGKIKRICETELGIVSQCCKPVQASKFSNQYFENVALKINAKVGGRNTVLNDAILRRIPLVTDVPTIIFGADVTHPPPGEDSSSSIAAVVASMDWPEVTKYRGIVSAQTHRVEIIQDLYKQTKDPQKGLVEGGMVRELLLAFFKSTRQKPSRIIFYRDGVSEGQFSQVLLYEMDAIRKACSSLQEGYMPRVTFVVVQKRHHTRLFPTDRNKTDRSGNILPGTVVDTSICHPTEFDFYLNSHAGIQGTSKPTHYHVLFDENGFTADILQVLTNSLCYTYARCTKSVSIVPPAYYAHLAAFRARYYIEDEMSDSGSTGGGRKPKDKVVEVRPLPSIKDNVKEVMFYI; from the exons ATGTCTGGTCGAGGTGGTGGTGGACGTGGCAGTGGTcggggtggtggtggtggtggacgTGGCCGGGGGCAGGGCCATGGTCGCGGTCAACCTTCACAGTCTTCCTCTCGTGGCGGCCGCGGTGGCGGCGGCGGTAGAGCAAGAGGCCGTGGATCATCTGGTTCTACTGCAACTTATAACCCCCTTCCTCCTCAGAGGGCTCCGGCTCAGCCACCTCCTCAGATGGCTCCGGCTCAGCCACCTCCTCAGATGGCTCCGGCTCAGCAACCTCCTCAGATGGCTCCGGCTCAGTCACCTCCTCAAATGGCTGTACCTCCGCCAGTTCCTCCATCGGTGGCCCCTTTTTCTTATCCTTCTTCAAGTTCTGGTGTAGGATCACTTTCCAGAGAGGTAGCGGAGAAGCTTACAATGGAGCCGGTGGCTGTGACTACGGCGGCTCCTCTTCTTCCGTCGTCGTCAAAGGCGATTAGGTTCCCGTCAAGACCCGGGTTCGGCACGGTCGGTACAAAATGTCGGGTTAGAGCCAACCATTTTCTCGTAGATGTTGCTAATGCCGATCTTCATCACTACGAT GTTACTATAACGCCTGAGGTAACCGCAAAAAAGGTTAACAGAGCTATAATGAAGCAACTTATTGATGCATACAAAGAGTCGCATCTTGGACGTCGGTGTCCAGCTTATGATGGCAGGAAGAGTTTGTACACTGCTGGTCCTCTTCCCTTCGAGTCAAAGGAGCTTGTTATCAAGCTAACTGAGGAAGATCGCAGTGATGGTTCATCTAGGCCTGCGCG GAAGGAGCGACAATTTAAGGTTGCAATCAAACTGGCCTCCAAGCCAGACCTTCATTATCTGAGGGAGTTTTTGAGCAGAAGGCATTTTGAATGCCCTCAAGAAGTTATTCAAGTTCTGGATGTTGTTCTTAGATCTAAACCATCTCAGAT ATATACTGAGGTGGGAAGGTCTTTTTTTGATACATCATTAGGTCCTAGAGGAGATCTTGGTAATGGAATAGAATACTGGTCTGGATATTATCAGAGTCTTCGACCCACTCAGATGGGTTTATCTCTTAATATTG ATGTGTCTGCTCGATCATTCTATGAGCCAATTTTAGTTTCAGAGTTTGTTGCGAAACATTTCAGACGAACAAACCTGTCAAAGCCTCTGTCTGATCAAGATCGTATTAAA GTGAAAAAGGCCTTGAAGGGAGTAAGAGTTAAGCTCATCTACATGAATTATGCCAAAACTTGCAAGATTAGTGGAGTATCTAGAGACCCTATAAGCCAGTTGAC ATTTACTCTCGATGACACGAAAACAAATGTCTCTGTGGTCAAGTATTTCCGTGAGAAATACAATGTTGTGCTTAAATATCCATCCTTGCCTGCACTTCAAAGTGGAAGTGAAGCAAGACCTGTCTACCTGCCAATGGAG CTGTGTAGTATCGTTGAGGGTCAGAGATACACAAAAAAACTAAATGAACAACAAGTTAGATCTCTGCTTAGAGCAACTTGTCAACGTCCGAATGTTAGGGAGGGGAATGTTACGAAG ATGGTCCAGATCAATAATTTTGAGGTGGAGGAGCTTGTTACTAAAGAATTTGGAATGCATGTTCGCAGAGAACTGGCATTGATTGATGCACGAGTTATAAATCCTCCAGCG CTAAAGTATCACGAAAGTGGACGTGACAAAATTGTTAATCCTAGTTGTGGGCAATGGAACATGATCAACAAG AAAATGGTCAATGGGGGTAAAGTCGATTTCTGGACTTGTGTGAACTTTTCCGCGGAATTTTGGAATATTTCAGAAGACTTCTGTGCGGAGCTTGTGAAAATGTGTAACAGCAAAGGAATG GTGTTTCGCCAAACCCCTTCAATTGCAATGCGATCAGCTCGTTCTGATCGAATTGATCAGACTCTCATGGATGTATACAAAGAGTCTGCTGGCTTGAATAAGCCACTTCAGTTGTTGATCATTATCTTACCCGATCAGACTGGTTCTTACG GAAAAATAAAGCGAATTTGTGAGACGGAGCTAGGTATTGTTTCACAATGTTGTAAGCCTGTGCAAGCTTCAAAGTTTAGCAACcaatattttgaaaatgttgcTCTCAAGATCAATGCTAAG GTTGGGGGGCGAAATACTGTGCTGAATGATGCTATTTTAAGGAGAATTCCGCTTGTGACTGATGTCCCTACAATCATTTTTGGGGCAGATGTCACTCATCCGCCGCCTGGCGAAGACTCTAGTTCTTCTATAGCTGCA GTCGTTGCTTCAATGGATTGGCCTGAGGTAACCAAGTATCGTGGAATCGTCTCAGCACAGACTCACCGGGTGGAAATAATCCAGGATCTTTATAAACAAACTAAGGATCCACAAAAGGGTTTAGTTGAGGGTGGAATGGTTAG GGAATTGCTTCTTGCTTTCTTCAAGTCGACAAGACAAAAGCCTTCTAGAATTATCTTCTATAG AGATGGTGTTAGTGAAGGACAATTCAGCCAAGTTTTGCTTTATGAAATGGATGCAATTCGGAAG GCTTGTTCCTCGCTACAGGAAGGATATATGCCTCGGGTTACATTTGTTGTGGTTCAAAAGAGGCATCATACTCGCTTATTCCCTACTGATCGCAACAAAACTGATAGGAGTGGCAATATATTACCAG GTACTGTTGTGGATACTAGCATCTGTCATCCAACTGAGTTTGATTTTTATCTCAATAGTCACGCTGGCATCCAG GGGACAAGCAAGCCCACACATTACCACGTTTTGTTTGATGAAAATGGCTTCACTGCTGACATCTTGCAAGTGCTCACAAACAGTTTATGTTACAC GTATGCGAGGTGTACCAAGTCTGTTTCCATAG TGCCTCCAGCATACTATGCTCACCTCGCTGCTTTTAGGGCACGCTATTATATTGAGGATGAGATGTCGGATAGTGGGTCTACTGGGGGAGGCCGAAAGCCGAAAGACAAGGTTGTAGAGGTTAGGCCGCTCCCCAGCATAAAGGATAATGTGAAGGAAGTCATGTTCTACATCTGA
- the LOC108450494 gene encoding aspartic proteinase 36-like, with product MATVFPTWILIVALLFDAAVVMGSFPATLKLERKIPLASHELELSQLRERDRLRHGRLLQSSSGGVVDFPVMGTYDPFLVGLYYTKVQLGSPPREFHVQIDTGSDVLWIGCNSCNGCPQSSGLQIQLNLYDPGSSSTASLVSCSDQRCSAGLQSSDSGCSGQSNQCSYTFQYGDGSGTSGYYVADSLHFNSILEGSVITNSTAPIMFGCSVLQTGDLTKSDRAVDGIFGFGQQSLSVISQLSSQGITPKVFSHCLKGSNSGGGILVFGEILEPNMVYTPLVPSQPHYNLDLRSISVGGQVLSINPSVFSTSNNQGTIVDSGTTLAYLADEAYDAFMSAITNAVSQTVRPILSKGNQCYLITSSVNDIFPQVSLNFAGGASLILNPQDYLVQQNSIGGSASWCIGFQKIQGQRITILGDLVLKDKIFVYDLVNQRIGWTNYDCSMSVNVSTNINTGRTEFVNAGQMSNDGSSRDQIRGMLALLLPIIMLTGLLFL from the exons ATGGCGACGGTTTTTCCCACCTGGATTTTGATAGTGGCCTTGCTTTTTGACGCTGCGGTGGTTATGGGTAGTTTTCCTGCAACTTTGAAGCTGGAGAGAAAAATTCCTCTGGCGAGTCATGAGTTGGAGCTGAGTCAACTCAGAGAACGAGATAGACTCAGGCACGGAAGGTTGTTGCAGTCTTCTTCTGGTGGCGTTGTGGATTTTCCTGTTATGGGGACCTATGATCCGTTTCTTGTTGG GTTATATTATACAAAAGTACAATTAGGGTCTCCTCCAAGGGAATTTCATGTACAGATTGATACTGGAAGTGATGTTTTATGGATAGGGTGCAATTCCTGCAATGGTTGTCCTCAATCTAGTGGACTTCAA ATTCAGCTTAATTTGTATGATCCTGGAAGCTCATCAACAGCTTCATTGGTCTCATGTTCAGACCAAAGATGTAGTGCAGGTCTCCAATCATCGGATTCCGGCTGTTCGGGTCAGAGCAATCAGTGCAGTTACACATTTCAGTATGGAGATGGTAGTGGAACATCAGGCTATTATGTAGCGGACTCGTTGCATTTTAATTCAATTCTTGAAGGATCTGTGATTACTAATTCTACAGCACCCATTATGTTCGG GTGTAGCGTGTTGCAGACCGGGGACTTGACAAAGTCCGATAGAGCTGTTGATGGAATATTTGGATTTGGCCAGCAGAGTTTATCTGTAATCTCTCAACTTTCATCACAGGGAATAACTCCCAAAGTTTTTTCCCACTGCTTAAAAGGAAGTAATAGTGGTGGGGGTATACTTGTTTTTGGCGAGATTTTGGAGCCGAATATGGTTTACACTCCGCTTGTCCCATCACa GCCTCACTATAATCTTGATCTGCGGAGCATTTCAGTTGGTGGACAAGTTTTATCAATAAACCCATCAGTGTTTTCTACATCAAACAACCAAGGAACAATAGTTGATTCCGGGACAACTTTAGCATACCTAGCTGATGAAGCTTATGATGCTTTCATGAGTGCT ATCACAAATGCTGTTTCACAAACCGTGCGCCCTATTCTTTCCAAAGGAAATCAATGCTACCTTATAACCTCCAG TGTCAACGACATATTCCCTCAAGTTAGTCTGAACTTTGCTGGTGGTGCATCCTTGATTTTAAATCCGCAAGACTATCTTGTACAGCAGAATTCTATC GGTGGTTCTGCAAGTTGGTGCATAGGCTTTCAGAAAATTCAGGGTCAAAGGATAACAATTTTAGGAG ATCTTGTTCTAAAAGACAAAATCTTTGTATATGATTTGGTGAATCAACGGATCGGATGGACCAACTATGACT GTTCAATGTCGGTCAATGTCTCAACAAATATCAACACAGGAAGAACTGAATTTGTCAACGCGGGGCAGATGAGCAATGATGGTTCATCGCGGGATCAAATACGGGGCATGCTAGCTTTACTTCTACCTATAATCATGCTTACCGGTCTACTGTTCTTGTAG